Proteins encoded together in one Catellatospora citrea window:
- a CDS encoding branched-chain amino acid ABC transporter permease yields the protein MNFDDLIQGFPDLTTTGLAQGSIYALVALGYTLVYGVLRLINFAHSEVFMFGTFAALWTWGLMGYDSNSARPDLGTALLLVLVSLVVASLFSGGVAMVVEAVAYRPLRKRNAPPLVFLISAIGASFVLAELMGAFTERRQQGIPGLLPGEPLFSAGGWTVYPLQLATVVVALAVMFALDWFVSKTRFGRGIRAVAQDADTAALMGVNKGRVIALVFLLGGLLAGVAAVFYSMKQGNTRFNVGFLMGLKAFSAAVLGGIGNLRGALVGGLLLGLVESYGAALFGSNWTNVIAFVVLLVLLMFRPTGLLGESLGRARA from the coding sequence GTGAATTTCGATGACCTGATCCAGGGTTTCCCTGATCTGACCACCACCGGATTGGCCCAAGGGTCGATCTACGCGCTGGTGGCGCTCGGGTACACTCTGGTCTACGGCGTCTTGCGTTTGATCAACTTCGCCCACTCCGAGGTCTTCATGTTCGGCACCTTCGCCGCGCTGTGGACCTGGGGCCTGATGGGTTACGACAGCAACTCGGCCCGCCCGGACCTGGGCACGGCACTGTTGCTGGTCCTCGTCTCGCTGGTGGTCGCCTCACTGTTCTCCGGTGGTGTGGCGATGGTGGTCGAGGCGGTGGCCTACCGGCCGCTGCGCAAGCGCAACGCCCCACCCCTTGTCTTCCTGATCAGCGCGATCGGCGCATCGTTCGTGCTGGCCGAGCTGATGGGCGCCTTCACCGAGCGCCGCCAGCAGGGCATTCCCGGCCTGCTGCCGGGTGAGCCGCTGTTCTCGGCCGGTGGCTGGACCGTCTACCCGCTGCAGTTGGCGACCGTCGTGGTCGCGCTCGCCGTGATGTTCGCCCTGGACTGGTTCGTATCGAAGACCCGCTTCGGGCGGGGTATCCGCGCCGTGGCGCAGGACGCCGACACCGCCGCGCTGATGGGTGTGAACAAGGGCCGCGTGATCGCGCTCGTGTTCCTGCTCGGCGGCCTGCTGGCCGGCGTCGCCGCGGTCTTCTACAGCATGAAGCAGGGCAACACCCGGTTCAACGTGGGCTTCCTGATGGGCCTGAAGGCGTTCTCCGCCGCGGTGCTCGGCGGTATCGGCAACCTGCGCGGCGCGCTGGTCGGCGGCCTGCTGCTGGGCCTCGTCGAGTCCTACGGCGCGGCGCTGTTCGGCTCGAACTGGACCAACGTCATCGCGTTCGTGGTGCTGCTCGTCCTGCTGATGTTCCGCCCCACCGGTCTGCTGGGAGAATCGCTGGGGAGGGCCCGCGCATGA
- a CDS encoding branched-chain amino acid ABC transporter permease, with amino-acid sequence MTTETVKKQRWKLNLRDRFQDLPKPARIAAMVVFVVLLYLLPTKAFYENLGFPIPMGSGYLPFYTTGSDMAGVLFQCGYYILLALGLNVVLGYAGLLDLGFFGFFAVGAYTVALLTSPESKLITEYNWLESPWPWLVTVPIAIALAMLSGVLLGWPTLRLRGDYLAIVTLGFAEIIRIVAKNQDWILNGDRGIPSVGHPPGTYADGEPIFELEFKPYYWLVLTVIIGVIFLIRNLANSRVGRAWVAIREDEDAAELMGVPTFKFKLWAFAIGAAIGGLSGSLWAGQANFVNSATFSLENSILVLAAVLLGGAGSIGGAILGGFIVIYLPEWLRSVGDVFGWPTQVTVGGIHIDVSPTSLRFVIFGALLIVVMIYRPQGLWPNRRRAAELKDRQKEVAPVE; translated from the coding sequence ATGACGACCGAGACTGTCAAGAAGCAGCGCTGGAAGCTGAACCTGCGGGACCGCTTCCAGGATCTGCCCAAGCCGGCCCGGATCGCCGCCATGGTGGTCTTCGTGGTGCTGCTGTACCTGCTGCCCACGAAGGCGTTCTACGAGAACCTGGGCTTCCCAATCCCGATGGGCAGCGGCTACCTGCCCTTCTACACGACCGGCTCGGACATGGCCGGTGTGCTGTTCCAGTGCGGTTACTACATCCTGCTGGCGCTGGGCCTGAACGTCGTGCTCGGTTACGCCGGTCTGCTCGACCTCGGCTTCTTCGGCTTCTTCGCGGTGGGCGCCTACACGGTGGCGCTGCTGACGTCGCCGGAGAGCAAGCTGATCACCGAGTACAACTGGCTGGAGAGCCCGTGGCCGTGGCTGGTGACGGTGCCGATCGCGATCGCCCTGGCGATGCTGTCGGGTGTGCTGCTCGGCTGGCCGACGCTGCGGTTGCGCGGTGACTACCTGGCCATCGTGACGCTGGGCTTCGCCGAGATCATCCGGATCGTGGCGAAGAACCAGGACTGGATCCTCAACGGCGACCGGGGCATCCCGAGCGTCGGTCACCCGCCGGGCACCTACGCCGACGGTGAGCCGATCTTCGAGCTGGAGTTCAAGCCGTACTACTGGCTCGTGCTGACGGTGATCATCGGGGTCATCTTCCTGATCCGGAACCTGGCCAACAGCCGGGTGGGCCGGGCGTGGGTGGCGATCCGCGAGGACGAGGACGCGGCCGAGCTGATGGGCGTGCCCACGTTCAAGTTCAAGCTGTGGGCGTTCGCGATCGGCGCGGCGATCGGCGGCCTGTCCGGTTCGCTGTGGGCGGGCCAGGCGAACTTCGTCAACTCGGCGACGTTCAGCCTGGAGAACTCGATCCTGGTGTTGGCGGCGGTGCTGCTGGGCGGCGCGGGCAGCATCGGCGGCGCGATCCTGGGCGGCTTCATCGTGATCTACCTGCCGGAGTGGCTGCGCTCGGTCGGTGACGTGTTCGGCTGGCCGACGCAGGTCACGGTGGGCGGCATCCACATCGACGTCAGCCCGACGTCGCTGCGGTTCGTCATCTTCGGTGCGCTGCTCATCGTCGTGATGATCTACCGCCCTCAGGGCCTGTGGCCCAACCGTCGCCGTGCGGCGGAGCTCAAGGACCGGCAGAAGGAGGTGGCCCCCGTTGAGTGA